ACCTCGATTTCTCAGTCGCGACTATTGGTCGACTCTCGGCGGCACGCGGAGGACCGTCCACCGGAGCAATCCACAATTCGACCGGAGAACACTATCGGGCATTGTTGAAGGCGTGGGCTAACCATGCCAACGGCGCCACCCGGAAACCAGCTGTCAGGCCAGAGCCAGGTGTGGCCGACGACGTGTTGGCGATGATACCTGACGCTTCGGTGCGCGCTCTTGTGGGTAGCTTCCTTGCAGAGAATCGCAAACTCAGAGCTGAGAACACTTTGCTTAAGTCGCAAGCGCAAGTCGTAATCGACCGCCGGCCAAAATCCGCAATGTCGGAATCCACATCTCAGTCGGGCGTTCAAGTGCTACCAGCGCTGAGTACGCTGTTGCCGTTGGAGGTTGATGCGCTTCGCCACGCCCTCTCTGAGGAGTTGCTTGCCAAGATGGGCTGGAGGGTCGACGCGAAGACAGGTCGGGTATCGAAGGATGGACATGCCATCTTCAGAGCAGGGTTTGCCACCGCTATCAAGAAAGTCTTGAATGCGGTGTAGGAAGTGCGGTCTGGATACTGGATTGCCGCCCACAAAAGTCTTGGAGCGAAGGGCAGTCAAGAGCACCGTGGAATAAATGGAAGGGGCCCACGCTTGCGTGGGAAGGATTCCGTTTATGCCGCGAAAGGCTCTTGACGGACCGGAGCGGCTAACGCTCGTGGCTGTCGGGGTGGGTTGCTGTTTAACCCGCCCCGGCTGCCCAACGGCGAGTGCGGGGTATCGGGAGCGAAGCTCCCGAGTTCGTAGTTCCCTAGAGCCAGTTACGTTCGAAATGGAGCCATGGAGATATTAGATAAAAATGTTGCATATAATATTTCGCAAGCCCTTCTGCAACTCAGTCACATCGTAATAGTAGAGTTTTTTCCCTGAATAGCCTCGGAGTGCCCTTTGTTCATCCCGCCAGCCGGACCAGGAAAGATTACTCTGCGTCCGGCTGCGCGCCCGGCGCCGCGCGCGCAAACGCGTCGAGTTGCATCGCGTGATCGTAGATGCGCTGAATGGTCGGAAACTTCGCTGTGTCGACCTTGAAGCGCTGCGCGTTGAACACCTGTGGAATCAGACAGGTGTCGGCAATGGTCGGCGTATCGCCGAAACACAGCTTGCCAGTGCGCGAATCGGCCGCCAGATGCGTTTCGAACGTCGCGAAACCGGCTTCCACCCAGTGCCGGTACCAAGCGTCCTTGGCATAGTCGTCGACGCCCAACGTGTGCTTCAGATACTTCAGCACACGCAGATTGTTCAGCGGATGAATCTCGCACGCCACCTGCAGCGCCAGCGCCCGCACGTACGCGCGATCGACCGGCGCCTTGGGCAAAAGCGGCGGCTCGGGATGCATTTCTTCCAGATACTCGATGATCGCGAGCGACTGCGGCATCACCTCATTGCCGTCGACGAAGGTCGGCACGATCCCGTCTGCATTCACCTTGCGGTACTCGGGCTTCAACTGCTCGCCGCCGTCGCGCACGAGGTGCACCGGCACGTAGTCGTACGGCAGATTCTTCAAATTCAGCGCGATACGCACGCGATAGGACGCCGAACTACGGAAATAGCTGTAGAGCTTCATGTTGTCTGTCTCCCCCAACCGGCCGCCGTCAGACGACGCGCACGCTGAACTCGCCGAGCCCGTCCACGCCACCCTTCATCAGATCGCCCTGCACCACCGCGCCGACGCCTTCCGGCGTGCCGGTGAAGATCAGATCGCCAGGTTGCAGTTCGAACAGCGTCGACAGATAAGCGATCGTCTCGGCCACCGACCAGATCAACTGCGACACGTCCGAGCTTTGCTTCTCCTCGCCGTTCACCGACAACCAGATCGTGCCTTTGTCGACATGGCCGACCGTCGCCGCCGGATGAATAGGACCGAGCGGCGCCGAGTGATCGAAGCCCTTCGCGGTATCCCAGGGACGGCCCAGCTTCTTCGCTTCGGCCTGCAGATCGCGGCGCGTCATGTCGAGACCGAGCGCATACCCGTAGACGTGGCCAAGCGCGCTTTCGGCTGGAATGTTCTTGCCGCCCTTGCCGATCGCCGCCACCATTTCCATTTCGAAATGGACGTTTTTCGACTGCGACGGATACGGAAACTCGCCGGTGGCGCCGGGCGCGACGTACAGCACGGCATCGGCCGGCTTGGTAAAGAAGAACGGCGGCTCGCGGTCGGGATCGTGCCCCATCTCGCGCGCGTGCGCCTCGTAGTTGCGGCCCACACAGTAGATGCGACGCACCGCGAACTGCTCGTTGGACCCCACGACCGGCACCGCGACCACCGGTGCGGGTGCAAATACGTAACTCATCCCGTTCTCCGTTCCTTGATGTGTGCCGCCAGCGCGACAATAAAACATCGAGTGTAACGCGCGACAAAGCGGCGCGCGCGCCAGTTCAGCGTGGACCGCGCACGGACCGGCGCGGCCGGCGGCGCGGGGGCGGTGTCTCGCGGGATCGCCATAGATGCGATACTCACACTCAATAGCGTCCCTTGAATACCGTGCCCGACCGCTTCGAGGCGGCGCGCCAACACGTCCCACTGCGCCCGATGACCGACTCCGCCGACACCGCCAATCCCTTCCCCTGCGCCCGCTTCATCAAGGAAATCGGCCGCGGCCCGAATGGCGCCCGCGCGCTGACCGCCGACGATACGCGCGCGCTCTATACCGCGATGCTCGACGGCCGCGTGGCCGAACTCGAACTCGGCGCGGTGCTGCTCGCGTACCGCGTGAAGGGCGAAACCGCCGACGAACTCGCCGCGATGCTGGCGGGAGCCCATGCGTCGTTCGAGCCGGTTCATCTGCCGCACGGCGCGTTCCGGCCCGTGTCGATACCCAGCTACAACGGCGCGCGCAAGCAGCCGAATCTGGTGCCGCTGCTCGCCCTGCTGCTGGCGCGCGAGGGCGTGCCGGTATTGGTGCACGGCGTCACCGAAGATCCGGGCCGCGTGACGAGCGCGGAGATCTTCACGCATCTGCAGATTCCGCACGCGCGATCGCACGCCGATATCGAAGACGGTCTCGCCGAGCGCCGTCTTGCGTTTGCGCCGATCGACGTGCTCGCGCCGAAGCTCGCGCGCCTGCTCGCGCTGCGCCGGCGCATGGGCGTGCGCAATTCGACGCACACACTGGTGAAAATTCTGCAGCCGTTCGCGCCCCCAGGTTTGCGCCTCGTGAACTACACGCACCCGCCGTATCGCGACAGCCTCACGCAACTGTTCAACACACATCCGGACGCGGCCGTCGGCGGCGCGTTGCTTGCGCGCGGCACCGAGGGCGAAGCGGTGGCCGATACACGGCGTCAGGTGCAGGTCGACTGGCTGCACGACGGCGTCTGCGAAACGCGCGTGCCGCATGAACGCTCGTCGCCCGATGCGCCGGAAGTGGACTTGCCAGAGGCTAAAGACGCACCGACGACAGCCGCCTGGATCAGCGCCGTATTGCGCGGCGAAGCGCCTGTGCCGAGCGCGATCGAACGGCAGGTCGAGCTGATCGCGGACGTCGCAAGAATGCCGGCGTAACGGTCGCGGCGTCAGCGCTGCGGCACGCTTGCCGTCGCCCGCTGCGACCCGCGCGGGTTGACACGCCGCAACGCGCCGTCATACATTAGACCCATGCGTTCCCTTCCGAACACCCTCCGAATTACCTCCGGCCGCCTCGCGCGGCCACTATCGCTACGCCTAGCGTAAGTCAGGCGTAGCGCCGCGCGGTGGCAGCTCAGGTTGTCCATCAAGTTGCTCAAAGCGCGGTCCCTCAAGCAGTTCCGCTGTTCCCGTTTCATCCCCAAAGCGTAGTTCTTCACAACCTGTAGTCGTTTGCATTCGTCCGTTTACCGCGCGGACGAAGCGCGAGGATCAAATGCACGCCGCATGGGCCTTATCCACGTCCGTTTTCGCCGTCACGATGACGCCGTTCATTCGCGCCCGTTCGTTGTTGCCGCTAGCTACCGGCTGGCGGACCGTGCACCCCGTGGCAGTCCGCCAACCGCTCGACGCCACACCCTTTCGCAGACGACTCAACGAACGAGGCTCACCATGTTGCAGAATCCCGCTGAAAAATATCGCCCCTTTCCCACCGTGCGTCTGACCGGCCGCAAATGGCCGAGCCGCACGATCAACCACGCGCCGGTCTGGATGAGCACCGATCTGCGCGACGGCAATCAGGCGCTGATCGAGCCGATGAACGCCGCGCAAAAGCTCGAATTCTTCGAGATGCTGGTCGCGATCGGTTTCAAGGAGATCGAGGTCGGCTATCCGTCGGCGTCGCAAACGGATTTCGATTTCGTCCGCAAGCTGATCGAGGAAAACCGCATTCCCAACGACGTGACCATCGAGGTGTTCATGCCGTCAAGAGCTGAACAGATCGCGCGCGCGTTTGAAGCGCTGGAAGGCGCGCCGCGCGCCATCGTGCATTTGTACAACGCGATCTGCCCGTCGTTTCGGCAGATCGTCTTCAACCAGTCGAAAGCCGGGATCAAAGCGCTGGCCGTGGAAGGCACGCAGATTATCAAGGAGCATGCGCAGGCGCGACCCGGCACGCACTGGACCTTCCAGTACTCGCCCGAAACTTTCAATGCGGCCGAACTGCCGTTTTCACGCGAGGTGTGCGATGCGGTGGCGCAGACGTGGCGGCCCACGCGCGATCACAAGATGATCGTCAACCTGCCCGCGAGCGTGGAGGCGGCGACACCGAACGTATTCGCCGACCAGATCGAATGGATGGACCGCAATCTCGGCTATCGCGACAGCATCGTGCTGTCGGTGCATCCGCATAACGATCGCGGCACGGCAGTGGCCGCCGCGGAACTGGCGCTGCTGGCTGGCGCGGACCGTGTCGAGGGCTGTCTGTTCGGCAACGGCGAGCGCACCGGCAACGTCGATCTCGTCGCACTCGCGATGAATCTGGACGCGCAAGGCGTCGATACGGGGCTCGATTTCGCGGATATCGGGGCAGTCCGGCGCGTCGTAGAGCGCTGTAATCAGTTGCCGGTGCATCCGCGGCATCCGTATGCAGGCGATGCGGTGATGCTGGCGAAGAACAGGGAGCTACAAGGCGTCGCGGCGCATGAGCCGGAAGTGGCCGAAACTGGCGCAACGGATCGTCGCGAGAGGAGCGGCGTGGATCAGGAGAGCGTGGCTGCGTAAGAATCAGGGCGAGGTGATAGACGCAACAAACCTACCCGCAAGCGCGCTACCCGCTCGCTTGCGTCAGCTGGAGCAGCCCGCTCAAAAGGCGCGGCCGACCCGGACTGAGTGAGCTCAAAAGGCTCACTCGATTGCGCAACGCGTGGCCTGCCAGGCAATCAGGCGCCACCGTCCGTCTTCCTGCGTATGGATCGCCGTGTAGGCGATCGGAAACAGCAGCGCCCCGTTATTGGCTTCCATCTCGATCAGCGCCCGGCCGGTCACCACGCAGGTCTCACGCCCGACCGGCAGCACCTCTTGCGACTGGATCTCGATCTGCCGATAGCGGCGGCGCCCCGCGGTAATCCCGTCGATGAACTGCCGTTTCGTTTCCCGCTTGCCGTTCGTGTGAACGTAGCTCACGTTGTCCGCGAGCAGCGTGTCGAGCGATTGCCCGTCGCCGTCGACCATCGCACGAAAACGCTCTCGCTCAAGCTCACGAACCGCTTCGATTATCTTTGCCGCCATCGCTCAGCCCCTTGCACCGGTGAGCCAGACGTGGCCACGGTTGTCAGAAGTTATATTGCAGATATAGCTGGTGGAAATTTATACCAGGATTCGGCTCATTGATACCGCCGTTGGAAACATGCTGGAAGCGATAGCCCGCCTGGTACTGCTGGTGGCTGCCGAACTGCATGCCCGTGCCGGCCATGTCGGCGAACTGGAACGCAGTGCCCAGGGTGAAGGTCGAAGAAATCCGTGGACTGGACAGCAGCCGGATGCCCGCGCCCACTTCGGCATAGGGGCGGATCGAGCCCGATCCCTTGATGAAGCGGATGATCGGCGTCAAGCCGACCTCTCCAATGTTGTCGTGCACATTACCTTCGTTGGTGTGCCACCAGGCCACATGCGCCTCGCCGATCAGCGCGAAATGCCAGTCACCGATCTGCCACCAGGTCAGATCCGGATCCCACACGAATCCGAGATCCAGTTTCTTGACGTGGTGATCACCCAAGGCACCGGCCACCTGCACGCCGAACTGGTCCGCCGAAGCCCATCCAGATGTCCCCACCAGCACGGCTCCGGCCGTGATTTTTAGAGCCAGACCACGCAAAGCATTCTTTTTGTTGTCCATCTAACACCCGAGTTCCGTCGAACGTTGAACAATCCATAACTGTTTTGCGTATTGTAAAGACAAACGCAATTTAGTGAGTTGCATGAAAATCCCGACTTTCCGCAATTAGTCACTTCAAAATCGGCAAAAACAGATTATTTATAGCTGGAAAGGCGGCTTGCTAGGTAAGTTCTACACCTCATGCGAGGATGGCAGGATCAGCGTACCATGGCTATTGAATTGTGAATTTCAATAGGAATTTGCGGAACTTGGATGCCCCTACATCCTCTAAGTATTAGCACTCGACAAATCAGAGTGCTAACATCCAACGCTGGAGTCGTTACCTGAATAAGCTTTTGTCTGATTCCAAAGGAGTTTCCTACGTGAGCCATGCAATGACCCTTCCGAGTACTTTGAGCCCGTCGTCGGCTAAGGCCGCTTCGGCAGGTGCACTGGCGCTCTCGCATTCCTCGCTGCTGCCCGGTCAACTGGGCAATATCGACGCCTACATCCAGGCCGTAAATCGGATTCCGATGCTGACGCCGGCGGAAGAACGCCAGTTCGCCACCGAATTTCGCGAGCAGGACAACCTTGAGTCCGCGCGCCGTCTCGTCCTGTCGCACTTGCGGCTGGTCGTATCGATCGCGCGCAACTATCTGGGCTATGGACTGCCGCACGCCGACCTGATCCAGGAAGGCAATATCGGCCTGATGAAGGCCGTGAAGCGCTTCGATCCGGAGCAGAACGTGCGCCTCGTGTCGTACGCCATGCATTGGATCAAGGCTGAGATCCACGAATACATTCTGCGCAACTGGCGGATGGTGAAAGTCGCCACGACCAAGGCGCAGCGCAAGCTGTTCTTCAACCTGCGCAGCCACAAGCAAGGGCTGGGCGCGTTCACGCCGGACGAGATCGAAGGTCTCGCCAAAGAGCTGAATGTGAAGCGCGAAGAAGTTTCCGAAATGGAAACGCGCCTCTCGGGCGGCGACATCGCGCTGGAAGGCCAGGTCGAAGACGGCGAAGAGTCGTACGCACCGATCGCCTATCTGGCCGACTCGCATAGCGAACCGACCGCCGTGCTGGCTTCGCGTCAACGCGACAAGCTGCAAAGCGACGGTATCGCGAGCGCGCTGGACGCACTGGACGCCCGCAGCCGCCGCATCATCGAGGCGCGCTGGCTGAAGGTGGAAGACGACGGTTCGGGCGGCTCGACGCTGCACGAACTCGCCGACGAATTCGGCGTGTCCGCGGAACGTATTCGCCAGATCGAGGTGAGCGCAATGAAAAAGATGCGCGGTGCACTCACCGAATACGCGTAAAGCTTGAAGATCGTCAGCATGCCGGTTCACCCGGCGCGCGGTAGCCAGCCGCCAAGCCCCGCCCTCGCAAGACGGCGGGGCTTTTTTTCGCCCACGCCACGGCGTTTTTCGCGCACGCTCACATTGACGCAAGAACATAAGCGCGCAACATGCGTTTCTTGACGTATCGCAAACCAGATAGCAATACTGGTTGAACGGGGCAAGTCTCGCGACCCAATGCCGCAGCGCCGATCAGTTGCGCGCGAGGTTCTACTCCTAGAATCGGGATGCACTCGCCAAACCGCGGAAGCGGCCTGGCGCCAGCCGGTTTCACCGGTGTGAAGTTGCCTTCTACCGATCATGACCATAGCCCTCAATCGCAACACCACCCGTCGCCCGAACCTGCGCAAACGGTTCCATGGCTGGGTGCGCGGTCCGACGCTGGCGCGCGATATCACCATCGTCCTCGCCATCAAATTCGTACTGCTGATGGCGCTCAAGTACACGTTTTTCAATCATCCACAGGCGGAGCACATGTCGCTCCCGCCTGAGCAAGTCGCGCAGGCGCTGCTGTCCGTGCCTGCCTCGCATCCGTCCCAAGGTGATCAACATGCCCGTTAGCGAAGTCGTAGAACTGTCGCGCCTCCAGTTCGCCATCACCGCGCTTTACCACTTCCTGTTCGTCCCACTCACGCTGGGCCTGTCGTGGCTCCTCGTCATCATGGAATCGGTCTACGTGATGACCGGCAAGCAGATCTATAAGGACATGACCCAGTTCTGGGGCAAGCTGTTCGGCATCAACTTTGCGATGGGCGTCACCACCGGTCTCACGCTCGAATTCCAGTTCGGCACCAACTGGTCGTACTACTCGCACTATGTCGGCGACATTTTCGGCGTGCCGCTCGCCGTCGAAGGGTTGATGGCATTCTTCCTGGAGTCGACCTTCGTCGGCCTGTTCTTCTTCGGCTGGAACCGGCTCTCGAAGGTCCAGCACGTGTTCGTCACGTTCCTCGTCGCACTCGGCTCGAACCTGTCGGCGCTGTGGATTCTGGTGGCCAATGGCTGGATGAACAATCCGGTCGGCGCCACCTTCAACTACCAGACCATGCGCATGGAGCTCGACAGCATCTTCTCCGTGCTGTTCAATCCGGTTGCGCAAGTGAAGTTCGTGCATACCGTGTCGGCCGGCTACGTGACAGCGTCGATGTTCGTGCTCGGCGTGTCGTCGTGGTATCTGCTGAAGCGCCGCGACACTGAATTTGCGTTGCGCTCGTTCGCGATTGCCGCCGGTTTCGGTTTGGCCTCCACGTTGTGCGTGATCGTGCTCGGCGACGAATCCGGCTACCGCACCGGCGAAGTCCAACAGGTCAAGCTGGCCGCGATCGAATCCGAATGGGAAACCGCGCCCGCGCCGGCTCCTTTCACGATCATCGGGATTCCGAATCAGAAGGAAGAGCGCACCGATTACGCCATCAAGATTCCGTATGCGCTCGGCCTGATCGCCACACGTTCGCTCGATGAACCCGTGGTCGGCCTGAAGGACCTGATGGCGCGCAACGAAGTGCGCATCAAGAACGGCATGCTCGCCTACGCCGCGCTGCAGAAGCTGAAACAAGGCGACATCACCGACGAAGCCAAAGCCGCCTTCGACGCGCACAAACAGGATCTCGGCTACGGCCTGATGCTCAAGCAGTTCACCGCGAACGTCACCGACGCCACACCGGATCAGATCGCCCAGGCCGCGAAGAAAACGATCCCACCTGTAGCACCTGTGTTCTTCTCATTCCGCTTGATGGTGGGCCTCGGCATATTGTTCCTCGCCACCTTCGTGCTGGCGTTCTGGTTCTGCGCGCAGCGCTCCCTGTTGCTGGAGAAGCGCCGCTGGTTTTTGCGCTGGGCCGTGTGGGCGATTCCGCTGCCCTGGCTCGCAGCCGAGTTCGGCTGGATCGTCGCTGAAGTGGGCCGTCAGCCGTGGACGATTGCGGGCATTCTGCCGACCAACCTGTCGGCCTCGAGCCTGACGCCGAGTGACCTGTATCTGAGTATCGCGGGCTTCGTGGTGTTCTACACGGTGTTGTTCATCATCGAAATCATGCTGATGTTCAAGTATGCGCGGCTCGGACCCTCGTCACTGCACACGGGCCGCTATCACCACGAACAACAGCCGCTGAATCAGCCGCTGCCGACCAACACGGCCGCATGATTCGCCGCCACTGAGCTTCAAAGGGAAAAGATCATCATGGATTACGCAACCCTCAAACTGATCTGGTGGGCACTGATCGGCGTGCTGCTGATCGGCTTCGCGCTCACTGACGGCTTCGACATGGGCGCGGCGATTCTGCTGCCGTTCATCGGCAAAACCGACGCCGAGCGTCGCATCGTCGTGAACACGGTAGGCGCGACGTGGGAAGGAAATCAGGTCTGGCTCATCACGGCGGGCGGCGCGATGTTCGCCGCGTGGCCGCTGGTGTACGCGGCGTCGTTCTCCGGCTTCTATTTCGCCATGCTGCTGGTGCTGTTCGCGCTGTTCTTCCGGCCGGTTGGCTTCGACTATCGCGGCAAACGTGAAGACCCGCGCTGGCGCACGGCGTGGGACTGGGCGCTATTCGTCGGCGGCTTCGTGCCGGCACTGGTGTTCGGCGTCGCGTTCGGCAACCTGCTGCAAGGCGTGCCGTTCTCGTTCGATACCGACCTGCGCGTCACTTACCACGGCGGCTTCTTCGAATTGCTCAACCCCTTCGCGGTGTTGTGCGGCCTCGTCAGCGTTTCGATGCTGGCCGCGCACGGCGCAGCCTTCGTCAAGATGAAAGCGGACGACATCGTCGCCGTGCGAGCTTCGCTGGCGCTGCGAATTGCCTCATTGGCGACCGTGGTGTTGTTCCTGATTGCCGGCGCGCTGATCGCAACGATGATCGGCGGCTACCAGGTGATCGACGCCCCGCCGCTCGACACGGTCGCCAATCCGTTGATGAAGAACGTGATCGGCGCACCCGGACTGTGGCTCACCAACTACGCCAACTATCC
The nucleotide sequence above comes from Paraburkholderia sp. FT54. Encoded proteins:
- the gmtX gene encoding gamma-mobile-trio protein GmtX; translated protein: MSPSNLSPEEVLAALQQDATKRTRQSLELIHTLCKEQYEAGNLDFSVATIGRLSAARGGPSTGAIHNSTGEHYRALLKAWANHANGATRKPAVRPEPGVADDVLAMIPDASVRALVGSFLAENRKLRAENTLLKSQAQVVIDRRPKSAMSESTSQSGVQVLPALSTLLPLEVDALRHALSEELLAKMGWRVDAKTGRVSKDGHAIFRAGFATAIKKVLNAV
- the maiA gene encoding maleylacetoacetate isomerase, coding for MKLYSYFRSSASYRVRIALNLKNLPYDYVPVHLVRDGGEQLKPEYRKVNADGIVPTFVDGNEVMPQSLAIIEYLEEMHPEPPLLPKAPVDRAYVRALALQVACEIHPLNNLRVLKYLKHTLGVDDYAKDAWYRHWVEAGFATFETHLAADSRTGKLCFGDTPTIADTCLIPQVFNAQRFKVDTAKFPTIQRIYDHAMQLDAFARAAPGAQPDAE
- a CDS encoding fumarylacetoacetate hydrolase family protein produces the protein MSYVFAPAPVVAVPVVGSNEQFAVRRIYCVGRNYEAHAREMGHDPDREPPFFFTKPADAVLYVAPGATGEFPYPSQSKNVHFEMEMVAAIGKGGKNIPAESALGHVYGYALGLDMTRRDLQAEAKKLGRPWDTAKGFDHSAPLGPIHPAATVGHVDKGTIWLSVNGEEKQSSDVSQLIWSVAETIAYLSTLFELQPGDLIFTGTPEGVGAVVQGDLMKGGVDGLGEFSVRVV
- the ybiB gene encoding DNA-binding protein YbiB; translated protein: MTDSADTANPFPCARFIKEIGRGPNGARALTADDTRALYTAMLDGRVAELELGAVLLAYRVKGETADELAAMLAGAHASFEPVHLPHGAFRPVSIPSYNGARKQPNLVPLLALLLAREGVPVLVHGVTEDPGRVTSAEIFTHLQIPHARSHADIEDGLAERRLAFAPIDVLAPKLARLLALRRRMGVRNSTHTLVKILQPFAPPGLRLVNYTHPPYRDSLTQLFNTHPDAAVGGALLARGTEGEAVADTRRQVQVDWLHDGVCETRVPHERSSPDAPEVDLPEAKDAPTTAAWISAVLRGEAPVPSAIERQVELIADVARMPA
- a CDS encoding nuclear transport factor 2 family protein; amino-acid sequence: MAAKIIEAVRELERERFRAMVDGDGQSLDTLLADNVSYVHTNGKRETKRQFIDGITAGRRRYRQIEIQSQEVLPVGRETCVVTGRALIEMEANNGALLFPIAYTAIHTQEDGRWRLIAWQATRCAIE
- a CDS encoding acyloxyacyl hydrolase, which codes for MDNKKNALRGLALKITAGAVLVGTSGWASADQFGVQVAGALGDHHVKKLDLGFVWDPDLTWWQIGDWHFALIGEAHVAWWHTNEGNVHDNIGEVGLTPIIRFIKGSGSIRPYAEVGAGIRLLSSPRISSTFTLGTAFQFADMAGTGMQFGSHQQYQAGYRFQHVSNGGINEPNPGINFHQLYLQYNF
- the rpoH gene encoding RNA polymerase sigma factor RpoH — protein: MSHAMTLPSTLSPSSAKAASAGALALSHSSLLPGQLGNIDAYIQAVNRIPMLTPAEERQFATEFREQDNLESARRLVLSHLRLVVSIARNYLGYGLPHADLIQEGNIGLMKAVKRFDPEQNVRLVSYAMHWIKAEIHEYILRNWRMVKVATTKAQRKLFFNLRSHKQGLGAFTPDEIEGLAKELNVKREEVSEMETRLSGGDIALEGQVEDGEESYAPIAYLADSHSEPTAVLASRQRDKLQSDGIASALDALDARSRRIIEARWLKVEDDGSGGSTLHELADEFGVSAERIRQIEVSAMKKMRGALTEYA
- the cydP gene encoding cytochrome oxidase putative small subunit CydP, translating into MTIALNRNTTRRPNLRKRFHGWVRGPTLARDITIVLAIKFVLLMALKYTFFNHPQAEHMSLPPEQVAQALLSVPASHPSQGDQHAR
- a CDS encoding cytochrome ubiquinol oxidase subunit I, whose protein sequence is MPVSEVVELSRLQFAITALYHFLFVPLTLGLSWLLVIMESVYVMTGKQIYKDMTQFWGKLFGINFAMGVTTGLTLEFQFGTNWSYYSHYVGDIFGVPLAVEGLMAFFLESTFVGLFFFGWNRLSKVQHVFVTFLVALGSNLSALWILVANGWMNNPVGATFNYQTMRMELDSIFSVLFNPVAQVKFVHTVSAGYVTASMFVLGVSSWYLLKRRDTEFALRSFAIAAGFGLASTLCVIVLGDESGYRTGEVQQVKLAAIESEWETAPAPAPFTIIGIPNQKEERTDYAIKIPYALGLIATRSLDEPVVGLKDLMARNEVRIKNGMLAYAALQKLKQGDITDEAKAAFDAHKQDLGYGLMLKQFTANVTDATPDQIAQAAKKTIPPVAPVFFSFRLMVGLGILFLATFVLAFWFCAQRSLLLEKRRWFLRWAVWAIPLPWLAAEFGWIVAEVGRQPWTIAGILPTNLSASSLTPSDLYLSIAGFVVFYTVLFIIEIMLMFKYARLGPSSLHTGRYHHEQQPLNQPLPTNTAA
- the cydB gene encoding cytochrome d ubiquinol oxidase subunit II, whose amino-acid sequence is MDYATLKLIWWALIGVLLIGFALTDGFDMGAAILLPFIGKTDAERRIVVNTVGATWEGNQVWLITAGGAMFAAWPLVYAASFSGFYFAMLLVLFALFFRPVGFDYRGKREDPRWRTAWDWALFVGGFVPALVFGVAFGNLLQGVPFSFDTDLRVTYHGGFFELLNPFAVLCGLVSVSMLAAHGAAFVKMKADDIVAVRASLALRIASLATVVLFLIAGALIATMIGGYQVIDAPPLDTVANPLMKNVIGAPGLWLTNYANYPWMASAPVAGLVGGVLATLLARSRFEKSAFLSTSLMIIGVILTAGFSMFPFIMPSSLDGRSSLTVWDSTSSRMTLQIMLIAVIVFLPIVLIYTSWVYRVMRGKVTAAALQENHHTMY